Below is a genomic region from Chiloscyllium plagiosum isolate BGI_BamShark_2017 unplaced genomic scaffold, ASM401019v2 scaf_55097, whole genome shotgun sequence.
NNNNNNNNNNNNNNNNNNNNNNNNNNNNNNNNNNNNNNNNNNNNNNNNNNNNNNNNNNNNNNNNNNNNNNNNNNNNNNNNNNNNNNNNNNNNNNNNNNNNNNNNNNNNNNNNNNNNNNNNNNNNNNNNNNNNNNNNNNNNNNNNNNNNNNNNNNNNNNNNNNNNNNcccctacatttaccccttacctaacactatgggcaatttagcatggccaattcacctgaccctgctcatctttggactgtgggaggaaaccggagcacccggaggaaacccacgcagacacggggagaacgtgcaaactccacacagtcagtcgcctgaggcgggaattgaacccgggtctctggcgctgcgaggcagcagcagtgctaaccaccgtgccgccccgtgtTGTTGTATCCCCTGTATTAGATCTCTGTTGAACAGGGTAATCGTTACAGCTATTGGAGGGAAggctccccccccccaccgcccgcCCAGATGTCACAGATGGAGACGGAAACCATGGCTCTGGCGAGGAGGGAAGACCACGCATCGGAGAGTGAATGTGATGTATAGGACTGGTTGGTTGGTTGGCCTCATTTTCATGAGACcaaaaaagggggggggggaggggcgacTTGTAGATATACATGGCATTCAGCAGCCTTTGGTGATGCCCCGTTATGCGCGTGCGCAAAACAGGGTCACGTGACGCTCAGCGTCGCCGGCCGGAGGCGTGCAGCGTGGGGGAGGGGTCACGTGGTGCTCCGCGGTCGCGGGCCCCCCCGTAAACAAGGTCACGTGggggtcggacatccgggaacGCGGGGAGTTGGAATCAATCAGAACCGGAAGACGGTCCCGCCTCAGGGATTGcgtgacttttttttctttatttacatgAAAAGGACCGGGTCCGGGGGGACAAGAaaggtctagacccagagctGCGTCAGCTTTATCCACCCACTGccaaagtaaattttaaaaagtgtcccGACACGCCCCACCTCTTCCGGTGAGGTCACGCGCCCCGTGGTTCGCGTCACTTCCCGCGAGGTGCCTCTCCTCGCTCGCTCCCTCCCTCGCTGTACTTCCGGTGAGGGCTGCTGCGGTGCGAGATCAGCCCCCACTTCCGGTGAGGTCCTTTTAcgacccaccctcctcctcctcctccattgcgCGGCTTGGCTGCGGTGGGCGGGGCGTGCGTTTGTGAGGTCATCCCTCCCGCCCTAGGATTTACGTCACCTTCTGGCGAGGGTCCGCGTCTCTTGCGGAACCCCTCCTCCCATCCCCGCCCCGCCCCGCCTCCCCTAACCGCGTGGTGTTGGGTTGAGAGGCGGGGCCTGCCTTTGTGCCGTCATCCTTGCCCGCTCCCCTTGTGATGTCACGCAGCGGCGACGCGTCGGGCGGCCGTTTCCGCTTCCGGTCCCTGCCCCCGTTGCTAGGTTTCGAAGATGGCGGCTGGATGGGGCTGGCCGTCGCTGGGCCCCGGGGATTGGTGGCGGAGGAGGCGGCGGCGGCCGGGGCCGGGGCTGCTCCTGGCGGTGTCGGTGTTGGCCTGGGCTCCGGGCGCGGGCGCGGGCGCGGCCCCGGGCGCGGGCGGAGGGGGCGGGGCCCGGTACGGGCTCGGGGAGGCCGTCACCGTCTACGTCAACAAGGTGGGCCCCTACCACAACCCGCAGGAGACCTACCACTACTACCGCCTGCCCGTGTGCCGGCCCGGCCGCGTGCGCCACAAGAGCCTCAGCCTCGGAGAGCTGCTCGACGGGGACCGCATGGCGGAGTCGCTCTACCGGCTCGCGTTCCGCCGCGACCACAGCAGGAGGCTGCTCTGCGAGCTGCGGCTGGAGCAGCGGGAGGTGGGTGGGGGNNNNNNNNNNNNNNNNNNNNNNNNNNNNNNNNNNNNNNNNNNNNNNNNNNNNNNNNNNNNNNNNNNNNNNNNNNNNNNNNNNNNNNNNNNNNNNNNNNNNNNNNNNNNNNNNNNNNNNNNNNNNNNNNNNNNNNNNNNNNNNNNNNNNNNNNNNNNNNNNNNNNNNNNNNNNNNNNNNNNNNNNNNNNNNNNNNNNNNNNNNNNNNNNNNNNNNNNNNNNNNNNNNNNNNNNNNNNNNNNNNNNNNNNNNNNNNNNNNNNNNNNNNNNNNNNNNNNNNNNNNNNNNNNNNNNNNNNNNNNNNNNNNNNNNNNNNNNNNNNNNNNNNNNNNNNNNNNNNNNNNNNNNNNNNNNNNNNNNNNNNNNNNNNNNNNNNNNNNNNNNNNNNNNNNNNNNNNNNNNNNNNNNNNNNNNNNNNNNNNNNNNNNNNNNNNNNNNNNNNNNNNNNNNNNNNNNNNNNNNNNNNNNNNNNNNNNNNNNNNNNNNNNNNNNNNNNNNNNNNNNNNNNNNNNNNNNNNNNNNNNNNNNNNNNNNNNNNNNNNNNNNNNNNNNNNNNNNNNNNNNNNNNNNNNNNNNNNNNNNNNNNNNNNNNNNNNNNNNNNNNNNNNNNNNNNNNNNNNNNNNNNNNNNNNNNNNNNNNNNNNNNNNNNNNNNNNNNNNNNNNNNNNNNNNNNNNNNNNNNNNNNNNNNNNNNNNNNNNNNNNNNNNNNNNNNNNNNNNNNNNNNNNNNNNNNNNNNNNNNNNNNNNNNNNNNNNNNNNNNNNNNNNNNNNNNNNNNNNNNNNNNNNNNNNNNNNNNNNNNNNNNNNNNNNNNNNNNNNNNNNNNNNNNNNNNNNNNNNNNNNNNNNNNNNNNNNNNNNNGGGGGGAGACTGTGACGGCGCTGGACAGTAGATAGAGGGTGGATAGGTATGGTGTGGAGCCTGGTCCGACGAGAGGAGGTGGTTTCCGGGGGCTGGGGGGGATTGTAACGGTCATCCAATCAATGAGTGTCAATAACGAAGGTTAAGCCATCTGGGGTTACGCAATTAACGTTCTTAATTTTAACTGGCTGCACATAAGGAATGCTTTTCGTCCTCTCAActtgaccttacatactgaatgccaTTTCATCTTGTGTagtggctctacataatgactgcttttccatcttatcaacccattacccttgcctccagaaccccattgttaactgtaagtttttatctgatctgagtcatgctcagctaaacctcttgtttcacaaaagtcagaacttaactctttccctacctgcttataGCCAGTGCACGTTCTCATTATGTGAGAGGGGAGGGGACGGGggctaggagaaagtgggaaggTAAATAGCGTTGGTAGGGGAGTACGAGGAAGGGGTTTCTCTGAAAGGATGAAAAAGCAATGACTCTGAGATCAGGTGCTGAAAACCAGACCCTACTTTTCCCAGAGACATTTCAAAGGTGAACATTTACTCAAACCACTAAGTTGCCCGAGTTTAACCCAACTCTGTATTTTAGATTAAAACGATGTCTACACCAAGGTTTTATTATCAGGTAAATTTGTTTACTGCAGTCAGTTAATTTTTTAACTTGGAAGATGGAAGCATATGTTGCTCATGTTTAACTCGCTACGATTTAAAACGTTTTATTTTAAAACCTCCTGTGCAAACTGACATGCACCGATATAGTGCAAGTCTTCAGCGGAGGAAGGGATGTCAGTCAGTGCAGCGCAGTTTTGGCACCAGTCTGGATAACAGCTCGATGAGATGCCCCCTCCTGCctttgtttccttccttttccgtGTCTTCAACGAGCAGTTTTTTCACTGGCTGAGGATTTGCTCTAAACAGCCCCAGATTTCTGTGCCTTGCCCCGTCTGTCACGTTCCCTGAGTAGAGCTTTGGAGAGATTGAACGCAGAGGACTGCGTTTTGATTCCCCGACTTAGGGAGACACATAGTGGCACTGGGCACAGCTCGGAGAACGTCGGCCCGGCTGATAGTTTCACCCGCAAACCACACTCtggttttcaaacaaaaaaggctgtttaaaatctttctccagtAAAATATAccccggtcttgaaatcccccatccaatagacaaagtcccagcctctccatcTAACTccagccctccattcctggcaacatcgcggtaaatctcttctgaaccctctccagattaaTGATAcctttcctgtaacagggtgaccggAACTAGGTGGAAGAGGCTTTGccttacgaggagaggttgagcaggttggggGGCTGCACTTTTTTGGGGGTTGAGAGGAACGGGAGGTGATCTCACTGATCCTGAGAGGGCGGAGGTTTGACGGGATAGGTGCTGTGAGGAGGTCTCCGATTGAAGAGGTCTGTGGGATTGTCCTCAGAGcagtatgggggtgggggggggtggagcaCGCCGAGGGGAGAATGGGGTCGGAGAACGATGAGATTGGGCAGGTTCAGAAGGACAATCCGAGGAATGCTTTCTCGGATTGATGGAAACGGTCGATTGACCCCGAGACCCGcggcacccccccaccccccagattGAGGAGCTCAAGGAGGCCATCGAGGAGCTGTACTACTTTGAGTTTGTGCTGGATGACATCCCGATCCGAGGCTTTGTGGGTTACCTGGAGGAGAGCGGCTTCCTGCCCCACACCCACAAGATCGGCCTGTGGACCCACCTGGACTTCCACGTGGAGTTCAACGGTGACCGGGTCATCTACGCCAATGTCAGCGTGCGCAACGTCAAGCCCTTGAGCCTGGATGAGCTGCAGGCGCCTGCCAGCATGACGCACACCTACAGCGTGTACTGGCACGAGACCAGCTTCCCATACGAGCGGCGGGGCGAGCGCCTGCGTGACTCCAGCTTCTTCCCCCGCACCCTGGAGATCCACTGGCTGTCCATCATCAACTCCATGGTGCTGGTCTTCCTGCTGACCGGCTTCGTCGTCATCATCCTCATGCGGGTGCTGCGCAATGACTTCGCCCGCTACAACCTGGAGGAGGAGGCGGCTGCCGATGACTTCGACCAGGCCGACAACGGCTGGAAGATCGTCCACACCGACGTCTTCCGCTTCCCCCCGCGCAAGAGCCTCCTGTGCTCCGTGCTGGGCGTCGGCACCCAGTTCCTCGCCCTGGGCACGGGTGAGTAACGCGCGCCCGCGGAGGTGTCGGGAGTGGCCCCGTTTGTCCCCACGCTTGTTTTCTCCGAGTTTTCCAGTCTGTCGGTTAGTTTCCCCAGCTCTGTGTGATGATATCGCAGCCAAGTCTCACAGCTGCCTCTGCTCCACTTCCTTGCCTGTCCCCACCACACCACACTCCGCCGCCCTGTGTTACAGAGCGCACGCAGGCGTGGCCTTGAAGATATTCCCATCCCCAGCGACCTCTAGCcatgaccattcagcccctcaaacctattccaccattcagtaaactCCTGTCCAACACCGAGCCTTATTTATTACCCCCAATCACCATCTGTCTGCTTtcaataggagtaggccattcggccctttgagccagcaccaccattcatgatggtcatggctgatcatcctctttcagtatcctgttcctgccctatccccatatcccttgattccactatttttaagagctctatccatctcttttttTGAAAGTATCccgagacttggcctccactggccttctggggaagagcattccacatactcgccactctctgggtgaaggggtttctcctcaactctgtctgaaatggcctaccccttattatTAATCCGGGTCCCCTCTGGCTCTGCGTGCACACAGTTGGCACCTTTGCTAACACCAAGGCGTGGCTCTCGATGGCCTACATAATCCCCCTCATGGGCTCGGGAGTAGACCTCTTTGAGAAATCTCCCAGAGTTGCACGTTTTGAGGGGGAATGGGGAGTTGATGAACGCTCTGCATCAGTGCGATAAGAGCGCGAGGGATCGGAGCAGGGGTCGGCCATCTGTCCCCTCGAGCacgctccgccattcagtaagatcatggctaatctttttgtggcctcagctcagctccacttacccaccctctcgcCAGAACCCTTacctcctttactgttcaaaaaaaaatgatccacctcacccttttaaaaacgtttaccgaggaagcctcaaccacttcaccaGGCacagaaattccacagattcacgcgTCTGGGGTGAggacgttccttctcaattcagtccgaaatgtgctccctctaatcctgaggcagtgccctcttgttctagtttcacctgccagtgaatACATCCTCTCCAACTTCTATCTGATCTATTCCCTTCATTGCtttgtgtttctataagattcctcccccccccccctcatttttctaaattccaatgagtataatcccattctactcagtctctccttataagctAACCCCCTTAACTCTcaatcagcccagtgaacctcctctgcacccttccaaGTGCCAGTacaaggaaggagacagaaactgCAGGCAcgactccaggtgtggcctcaccagtgcccgATACAGCTGCGacgtaacctccctgctttttaaACTCGATCCCTTTTAGCATCGAGTGACAAAACTTCCTCCGCTCAGTAACGTGCTGCAATGTTTTACCGTTCAAATAAGGGACCTTTGTTACTGTTGCTGCTCCTGGAGTGTTGAAAGAGCTGTTGAGTTCCTTGATGCGCTGGTGAACCACTCCTCTTCCCCTTCACCAAGGTGAAGCAATGCAGTCCGCGTCCATTGCATTtgctggtctcctctacactgggcaaGCGGAACGAGGCCTGGGAGACTCCTTGGCAGAACGTCTACATTCTGTCCGCccaaaaaaaaaagtccctggGCTTGTGGGTTGCCCTGCCTCTTCAACGTGCCACAGTCCCTGGCGCAAGTCTCAGGCTAGATGCAGTGCTCCAGTAAGGTTCAGCGCGCGCCAGGAGAACTGGTGAAGGGCTAACCGGGCCTCTGGTATTGCGTGTAGGCTGAGGGCGGCAGGTTTCCATCCCTAACGAGACCATCCGGAGATGGGAACgggaggaggccgttcagcccatcatgtcagcTGCGGGGGAGAGGGGAGCCAGGTGGGTTACAGCAACTGATTCGTCACCGTGACTGAGAATATGCTGCTGATGTTTAGAATCTTCAGCCTAACGaggccacaccgaacctctgaagagtagcccacccagatccattcccctctactctatatttactgattaatgcacctaaccagcacatccctgggcactatcggtagtttaccacggccaatccaccctaaccagcacatccctgggcactatgggtaatttaccacggccaatccaccctcacctgcacatccctgggcactatgggtaatttagcatggccaatccaccctaacctgcacatccctggcacccactccaggtactggctctgaccccactcccagctccacacccacaccaaatcccagctcccagccctgccgagttttcaccatccctccagaccctcccctcactgaggacgaccgatcagtcctcagcaaaggactcaccttcatccctctccgtccacgcatcaatgaatttaatacatgccgtgacgtcgaacacttcttccattGCCTCCGCCttcgagcttactttcacaatcaggactcccgcccaccttccgaggaccccttcgcccacctccaacacactgcatccacctggacaccccgcggggcactatgggtaatttagcacggccaatccaccctaacctgcacatccctgggcactatgggctcttcatttccaactgccgccgggacattaaccgcctcaacctgtctacctccctcccccactccaacctctcaccctggGCAGAAGCTGGGCCCAGTCCCCTTGTACAGCGCAGGAAGCCGAGTGACAGCACATAGACTCAATCCGGGgagatccctcccaccccccccgTGTTCCCGCTGGCCTGAAGGATGTGGGTGCTGAATGGAAGGCGGCCATTCGATCCtttgaggctgctccaccattcgttaCAGACTGTAATTAGGTCACTCTGACAGCATCCGCCCTCGCtaaaacaccccccccccccccccccccccctcgcaccgtggccggggtggggggggtttcTCCTATTAAAAGATTTTTGTGCCAGCCCTCTAGCTTCAGGTGACCCCTCCCCTCCACAGCGTTTCCATTTGCTCACTCGCTGTTCCGAGCTCCCTGCTGGCTGCGGTGTTGACAGCGGCTGGTCAGTCCACAAGGTGGCCATGACGCACCATAAAGTGGGCAGTGCCCGTTATAAACCACTGGGCGCGGGCTCCAGTTTCCCCGCCGCCACCTCCCTCCGTCTTTCCCCGGTCAGTGTACAGggccacatgcacaaacacactcCCTTCCCCGCCCTGTACTGCATCATCTTGCTGAACAGGATCTACACAGTACGGCAGGTTTACACAGCTGGAACCTCACCTGCACTTGCTTCCGTCatacaggtgtacagcacggaaacagactcttcagtccaaccacaCATTCCTAACCTAATTCAGTCCCgtttgccaacacctggcccatatcccttcctattcatgtctccaCCCATCCACCTTTTAAacgctgtcattgtaccagcctccaccacttcctctggcagctcattccatacacgtacccccctctgtgtgaaaatgttgccccttagttcccttttaaatccctcccctctcaccctaaacctgtgccctctagttctggactggctcaccccagggaaaagaccttgtctatttaccctatccatgccccctcatgattttgattagattagattcgctacagacccttcagcccaacaagtccacaccgaccctccaaagagtgacccaccaaGACccgtttctggcgctgtgaggcagcagtgctaaccactgagccaccgtgccgccccatatgaacctttaaggtcacccctcagcctccgatgctccagggaa
It encodes:
- the LOC122546580 gene encoding transmembrane 9 superfamily member 1-like; the encoded protein is MAESLYRLAFRRDHSRRLLCELRLEQREIEELKEAIEELYYFEFVLDDIPIRGFVGYLEESGFLPHTHKIGLWTHLDFHVEFNGDRVIYANVSVRNVKPLSLDELQAPASMTHTYSVYWHETSFPYERRGERLRDSSFFPRTLEIHWLSIINSMVLVFLLTGFVVIILMRVLRNDFARYNLEEEAAADDFDQADNGWKIVHTDVFRFPPRKSLLCSVLGVGTQFLALGTGIIIMALLGMFNVHRHGAINSAAILLYALTCCIAGYVSSNFYRKIGGERWVWNIVLTTSLFSGERSEAGRGAGGEGWGA